A DNA window from Vigna unguiculata cultivar IT97K-499-35 chromosome 10, ASM411807v1, whole genome shotgun sequence contains the following coding sequences:
- the LOC114166384 gene encoding ribulose bisphosphate carboxylase/oxygenase activase 2, chloroplastic-like has protein sequence MAASVPTFGAVNMAPLKLNGSSSGVAGSALFGTCLKKVSCVSSSQKSVCGNFKVRAQIEYDEEKQTSKDRWAGLAYDTSDDQQDITRGKGMVDTLFQAPMESGTHYAVMSSYDYISAGLRQYNLDNTMDGFYIAPAFMDKIVVHITKNFLSLPNIKVPLILGIWGGKGQGKSFQCELVFAKMGINPIMMSAGELESGNAGEPAKLIRQRYREAADIIRKGKMCCLFINDLDAGAGRLGGTTQYTVNNQMVNATLMNIADNPTNVQLPGMYNKEENPRVPIIVTGNDFSTLYAPLIRDGRMEKFYWAPTRDDRIGVCQGIFRTDGIPKEDIIKLVDTFPGQSIDFFGALRARVYDDEVRKWISGVGVENVGKKLVNSKEGPPTFKQPQMSLNKLLEYGNMLVQEQENVKRVQLADKYLKEAALGDANEDAIKTGNFYGQAAQQVHVPVPEGCTDPTAQNYDPTARSDDGSCTYTL, from the exons ATGGCTGCTTCAGTGCCAACTTTTGGAGCTGTTAACATGGCACCG TTGAAACTGAATGGCTCTAGCAGTGGAGTGGCAGGCTCTGCATTGTTTGGAACCTGTTTGAAGAAAGTCAGTTGTGTGAGTTCTAGCCAGAAGAGTGTGTGTGGGAATTTCAAGGTTCGTGCACAGATTGAATATGATGAGGAGAAGCAGACTTCAAAGGATAGATGGGCTGGACTTGCTTATGACACTTCCGATGACCAGCAAGATATCACTAGAGGGAAGGGAATGGTGGACACTCTCTTCCAAGCTCCCATGGAGAGTGGCACTCACTATGCTGTCATGAGTTCCTATGATTACATCAGTGCTGGTCTTCGTCA GTACAATTTGGACAACACCATGGATGGCTTCTATATTGCTCCTGCATTCATGGATAAGATTGTTGTTCACATCACCAAGAACTTTTTGTCCTTGCCAAATATTAAGGTTCCTCTTATTTTGGGTATTTGGGGAGGCAAGGGTCAGGGGAAATCTTTCCAATGTGAGCTTGTCTTTGCCAAGATGGGAATCAA CCCCATAATGATGAGTGCTGGAGAACTGGAAAGTGGAAATGCTGGAGAGCCTGCAAAGTTAATCAGACAAAGGTACCGTGAGGCAGCAGACATTATCAGAAAAGGAAAGATGTGTTGTCTGTTCATCAATGATCTTGATGCTGGAGCTGGTAGGCTTGGTGGAACAACTCAGTACACTGTGAACAACCAGATGGTGAATGCAACCCTCATGAACATTGCTGACAACCCAACCAATGTCCAACTTCCTGGCATGTACAACAAGGAGGAGAATCCCCGTGTTCCAATCATAGTCACTGGCAATGACTTCTCAACATTGTATGCTCCTCTCATTCGTGATGGACGTATGGAGAAGTTCTATTGGGCACCTACTCGAGATGACAGGATTGGTGTCTGCCAAGGCATTTTCAGAACAGACGGTATTCCAAAGGAGGACATTATCAAGCTTGTTGACACTTTCCCTGGACAATCTATTG ATTTCTTTGGTGCCTTGAGGGCCAGAGTGTATGATGATGAAGTGAGAAAGTGGATTTCTGGTGTGGGAGTGGAGAATGTTGGGAAAAAGCTAGTGAATTCAAAGGAGGGACCACCAACTTTTAAGCAACCACAGATGTCTCTTAACAAGCTCCTTGAGTATGGAAACATGCTTGTCCAAGAGCAAGAGAATGTGAAGAGAGTTCAACTGGCTGACAAATACCTCAAAGAGGCTGCACTTGGAGATGCAAATGAAGATGCCATAAAGACAGGAAACTTCTATG GACAAGCAGCTCAGCAAGTTCATGTTCCTGTTCCTGAAGGTTGCACTGACCCTACTGCACAAAACTATGATCCAACAGCCAGAAGTGATGATGGAAGCTGCACATACACACTTTAG